From the genome of Nicotiana sylvestris chromosome 2, ASM39365v2, whole genome shotgun sequence, one region includes:
- the LOC138884990 gene encoding uncharacterized protein — MGSALFWFDNWTKIGALYFQVPADFGIDEDIHNVNDMVENGMWNVDKMFESLPEGLAHHIVPNIRPPTESSQLDTPFWMLQTRGHFTVKSAWDYVRRRANPRLAYKMICVTPPFSPTPIRA; from the coding sequence ATGGGATCAGCTCTATTCTGGTTCGACAATTGGACTAAGATAGGAGCCTTATATTTTCAAGTACCGGCAGATTTTGGTATCGATGAGGATATTCATAATGTCAATGATATGGTTGAAAATGGTATGTGGAATGTGGATAAAATGTTTGAGAGCCTACCTGAAGGTTTGGCACACCACATTGTGCCGAATATTAGACCACCAACTGAAAGTTCACAGTTAGATACTCCTTTCTGGATGCTTCAAACAAGGGGACATTTTACAGTAAAGTCTGCATGGGATTACGTGCGAAGAAGAGCCAACCCAAGATTAGCTTACAAGAtgatatgtgtcacacctcctttttcacctacacccataagggcgtaa
- the LOC138884991 gene encoding uncharacterized protein, which yields MDAIIWNVRSVNTMQAFERLITMHRKHHFEFIGILEPMQQSHKMERYRARIGLAQAVVNVSHKIWAFIDDIFEVTILYNMTQQLTLRLMHSETHVELILTLVYAKCDRTERIELWDTLYGMASDMTVPWLVGGNFNVIWDEEDKYGGLLVSLIEVDDFRHCINTCNLTDLGFKGSIFTWWNGRSEEDCIFKRLDRCFGNNELQQTFPGLEITHLSKIGSDHCPMLLKCDIETPPIKKATYGDIFQKIASLEEVVLVHERQYEVNPTQMNRQRLKRVQAEMIKYLALEEEFWRQKASMSWFKDGDRNTKFSTLKLMGEGRD from the exons aTGGATGCCATTATATGGAATGTCAGGTCAGTAAACACAATGCAAGCATTTGAAAGGCTGATTACAATGCATAGAAAACATCATTTTGAGTTCATAGGAATCCTTGAGCCTATGCAACAGTCTCACAAAATGGAGAGGTATAGAGCAAGAATTGGTTTGGCACAGGCTGTGGTGAATGTGTCACACAAGATTTGGGcttttattgatgacatttttGAGGTTACTATTTTATATAACATGACTCAACAGCTGACTTTGAGATTAATGCACTCTGAAACACATGTTGAGCTCATCCTTACACTAGTCTATGCCAAATGTGATCGCACTGAAAGAATAGAACTATGGGATACGTTGTATGGAATGGCATCAGATATGACGGTACCTTGGCTAGTTGGAGGCAACTTTAATGTGATATGGGATGAGGAAGATAAATATGGGGGCTTGCTAGTTTCTCTCATTGAAGTAGATGACTTCAGACACTGCATCAATACCTGCAATTTGACAGACTTGGGTTTTAAAGGAagcatatttacatggtggaatggaagATCAGAGGAGGACTGCATTTTTAAAAGATTGGACAGATGTTTTGGCAATAATGAATTGCAACAGACATTTCCTGGATTGGAGATAACTCACCTATCCAAAATTGGGTCTGATCATTGCCCAATGCTGCTGAAATGTGATATAGAAACTCCTCCAATTAAGAA AGCTACATATGGGGATATATTCCAGAAGATTGCAAGCCTTGAGGAGGTGGTCTTGGTTCATGAAAGACAATATGAAGTCAATCCTACACAGATGAATAGACAAAGATTAAAACGGGTCCAAGCTGAAATGATTAAATATCTTGCATTAGAAGAAGAATTCTGGAGACAAAAAGCTAGCATGTCATGGTTCAAAGATGGCGATAGAAACACTAAATTCTCCACGCTCAAGTTAATGGGAGAAGGAAGAGACTGA